The sequence AGTTTCTTCACCTTTGGCAGCTTTTAGAACTACTTGCTTAATTTCATCATCACCAATGATTTGCTCAGGAAAATATGGTGTCATAATATTGACCTTAGAATTTTCAAGAAGTTCCACACTGTGTTCATGGGCACGGAATTTATCACGTCGGTGCACAATAGTTACATGTTTGGCAATAGGTTCTAACATGAGAGCCCAATCAACTGCAGAATCTCCGCCTCCGCAAATCATGACGTTTTGACCAGCAAATTGTTGCATGTTTTCCACGTGGTAATACAAGTTTTTTCCTTCAAATTGATTGGCATCGTCAATTTCAATTTTTCTTGGTTGGAAAGCGCCATTACCGGCAGTGATGATAATGGTTTTTGAAAGATGTTCTCCTTTATTAGTGGTTAGCTTAAAAGTTCCATCTTCAAGTTTATCAATATTTTCTACTTCTTGTTCCAAAACGATCGTAGGTTCAAATTTACTCATTTGCTTCTTTAAGTTATCGATTAATTCTTGGGCACGTACCTTTGGAAAACCAGCTACATCATAAATATATTTTTCTGGATACAAAGCGGAAAGCTGTCCCCCTAATTGTGGTAGACTTTCAATGACTTTCACACTTGCTTGACGCATACCAGCATAAAAGGCTGTGAATAATCCTACTGGTCCTCCTCCAATAACAGTAACATCATAAACTTTGTCTGACACAACTCTTACCCCCAACTCATTTTGTAGTCATTTTATAGTAATATGAAATGAAATCGTTTTTATTTTAACATAAAATTTAATTCCGTGTTGTATCAATCATTAATATGTGCAAACTAAAGGAGATTAACTGAATATTTGAAATCCCTTCCTTTGGCTTGCAAATTCATTTAAAAACGACTATTATGTTGGGTAGGAAAGATGTTACGATTTTGTGACAAATTCACACTTATTTAATAATATTTTTTTCGCAGATAGGTGAATATAAACTTCCCTATTTTCATAAGGGCACTAAGGACCTCAAAAGCTAAAATGCCATGTTTTCTAACCTTTTAGTACGTGAATTGAGTCACAAACATTTGCTTTCAAGAACGATCAAAACTTTTAAAATGGAAGTGATACGAAATGCAAAAACCTAAAATTGTCATTCTAGGTGCTGGATATGGTGGAATCATGTCTGCCGTTAATTTACAGAAGCAGTTGGGTGTTAATGAAGCCCAAATCACACTAGTTAATAAACATGATTACCACTACCAAACGACATGGTTACACGAAAATAGTGCAGGTACATTACATCATGATCGTACAAGAATAAAAATTAAGGATGTTGTCGATTTTAACAAGGTTGAATTTATAAAGGATACTGTTACATCCATTCATCCAGAAGAAAAGAAAGTAGTATTGGATAATGGGGAGTTAACATACGATTATCTAGTCATAGCTTTAGGATTTGAAGCAGAGACCTTTGGCATTAAGGGATTAAAGGAACATGCCTTTACAATTAGCACAATTAATAGTGCACGTCTAATTCGACAGCATATTGAGTATTGTTTTGCTAAATACAATAACGTTCCCGAAGAGCGTCAGGATTTATTGAATATCGTTGTAGGGGGAGCAGGTTTTACAGGAATTGAATTTATTGGTGAATTGGCTAACCGTGTACCTGAGTTATGCAAAGAATATGATATACCACGCGAAAAGGTTCGTATTATTAATGTTGAGGCAGCCCCAACAGCGCTACCTGGCTTTGATCCTGCACTAGTCGAGTATGCAATGAACCTATTGGAGTCAAAAGGGGTAGAATTTAAGATTGGAACTGCCATCAAAGAAGCAAATGAAAATGGTCTTATTGTTGAAAAGGATGGGATCCAAGAAGAAATTCCATCTGCAACTGTTATTTGGGCTGCAGGTGTACGTGGGAATTCAATAGTAGAAGAATCTGATCTTGAAACTATGCGTGGTCGCGTGAAGGTTGATCCACATCTAAGAGTACCGAACCATGAAGACATTTTTATCGTTGGGGATTGTGCATTACTTATTAATGAAGAAATTGATCGCCCTTACCCTCCGACAGCACAAATTGCTATCCAAATGGCAGATACTGTGGCCCATAATATTAAGGTGTTAGTTCGTGGTGGTAGTGAGTTGGAAACACTTAAGCCAAATATACAAGGAACGGTTGCATCGTTAGGAGAAGGGGAAGCCATTGGAGTTGTATTTGGTGGGAAAAAGCTATTTGGTTGGACTGCTTCTGTCATGAAAAAAATCATTGATAACCGATACTTGCTTAAATTGGGTGGATTAGGATTACTTCTTAAGAAGGGGAAATTTAATATTTTTCATTAAATTTAAAAGCAAAGGTAGTTTAAATCTATCTTTGCTTTTTTAACAGATAAGCGCGAGAAATGTCTTCACCAAAAATTGACGAATCCCGAGATTTCTAATCGAATGGCTATAAATTATGTGGTAAACTAATCTTCAGTAAAGGGTAATCTTTTGTTAGGGGGATTAGTATGGTAGGGGATTCAAAAAGTATTTGGCTACAAGTGGCCGGAATTGTGATAAGCGAAGAAAACAAATGGCTAGTGGTAAAAAAACAGTTTGGGAGTTTAATTAACCAATGGTCCTTACCAACAGATTTTGTTAATGATGATGAAACTTTGGATGAGGCGGCCATACGACAGGTTCGGGAAGAGACAGGCATTGAGTCTGTTGCATCGGGGATTGTTGGAATACGTACAGGTCTCCTAAAAGATGGAATTAGTGATCATTTAATTCTTTTTTCATTGAAACCAGTAGGTGGAAAGCTAAAGGAAAGTGATGAGAAAAGCATCATCCAATATTTGTCACCTCAAGAACTTTTATTCGAAACTCATACGTCGAGGTTGATCAAATTTTTACTTAGAGATCAGAAGGAACATGTCTCAGAATTTAATCAAGTAAATCCAGGTCACCAGTTTGAATACAAACGTTATAAAATTTTTCGTCCATAGAAAGGGGTAAATCATTGATACTACCGAGATTAATTGTTTCGATGCTCTTATTTTTTGTTTTGTTTTTTGGAATATCTTTTATTTTAAACATGTTACTAAGGAAGACATGGCTAATGGCTATTTTTTTTCCAATCATTCTTATTTTCATAATTGATACCGTACCTGTTTCTTCTTATTTTACAGATACATTGTATGCTTTTTCGGATTTGTGGGATCACGTCATAAACTTGAAAGCAGCAGATGTTTTTATTCTTTCATCTGGATTAGCAGGTACCATCATATCAGGATTCGTCATAAAATTCCTAAGAAAACAAGGATATCAAATGTTTTAGCACTCGCCCTAGGGCGAGTTTTTTTTTCAAGATAGGAGAAAGTATAAAATTTGTCTAGCTCCAGCGCCCTATCGACTAGAGACGGTTCCCTCCTCTCCATCGATAAGTCAACATCGATGAAGGAGGTTCGGTTAAAAACGCGACATCCGATTACTCGGCCCACCGAAAACATTTGTCGCAACACCGAACTGACTCGCAGGATGCGAGCCCTCGTGAACCGTGTTTCCTTTATCTCGGAGGATCGTAGGCTAAAACCGCCACATCGTGTGGCAACGCCTACGTGACCCACATCCTGTGGGCCTCACCGCCTTACGTCGATGATCAAGGGCGCTTGCACTTTCCTATCTGCATAAGTGTAACTAAGGCTTTTGCTATTAGGACTTGAAGATAAGCTGATTTTTCCGAACACCTTTTTCCTTGAATTTCCAAATGTATAAAAAAATCAAATTTTGGAAAGGATGACATGGAAAGAGGTGTTAAGATGAAAGTGGTAAAATCACTGGGTAAACATTGCTTTTTCACGGCGTTATTTTTTGCTGCTTTATTCTCGACCTATACTTCTATTTCAAACGTAGCTGGGGAAGATTTAAAGTTTTGGTTTGAAAATCAGAGAGATCAGATCGGTGCTTATGAAGTATTGACACAAAATTACAATAGAGATTTAGCATTCAAGAAGCAGAAATATAATAATATTCATGCTATGAAAAGATATATTTCTAGTGAAAAAGTAGAAGAGCCAGAATCTATAGAGGATGCCATTGATTTTACAAAATATCCAAAAACATCTGTTGTTGCAACTGGTTATACAGCTGGCATAGAATCTACGGGAAAAAGCAAAGGACACCCAGAATATGGAATTACTTATTCTGGCGTGAGAGTTAAGAGAGATTTATATTCTACAATAGCGGCAGACCTATCTGTATTCCCAATTGGTACAATCCTTTATATTCCTGGTTACGGATATGGAGTTGTAGCTGACAAAGGTTCGGCTATTAAGGGGGATAAAATCGATCTTTACTATGACACGGTAGAGGATGTCTATGATAAATGGGGCAAAAAACGTACGACTGTGTATATAGTGAAAAAAGGAAATGGAATTCTTACAGAAGATGATTTACAAACATTAAATGAAACAGAGTCATTACAAGTGTTTAGAGAACAAATAAGAGAAAGCTAAAAAACCATCCAAACTGGGATGGTTTTTTAAATGGAATACATAATCAATGCCAAAAGGATGCCAGTAATACCTCCAAAGAACACTTCTATAGGCTGATGACCCAATAATTCTTTTAACTCTTGTCGTTTTTCATATTCCTTTTTTTGGTTCCATATTTTAGCTTCCTCGACAAAGTGTTGGAAGTCTTTTACTAACCTGTTAATTACTATGGCTTGCTCTCCTGCATGCCTTCGTACTCCAGTTGCATCAAACATAACAATAATTGCAAATATAGTGGAAACCGCAAACAATGGTGAATCCACACCATTTTCAAATCCAATGGAAGTTGTTAATGCAGTAACAGCTGCCGAATGACTACTAGGCATTCCCCCTGTACTAAAAGCTAATCCAGGTTTGAATTGTTTTGATGTAAAAAAGTGAATAGGAATTTTGACAACTTGTGCAAAAACGATGGCAAATAAAGCTGCCAACAGCGGGATATTTTCAAAAAGCTCCATGAAATTGATAACATCCTCTCTAAAATATAAAGCTAAATTATGTTGCTAAGTGTCCACATTTGTAATTTAAATCCTATTTCCATTATCATAGAGTTATACCGACGTGTAAGATTCTACGTTTTACTGCCACTTCAACATTCAAGTAGTAATTCTTTTTCAACATTATAACATACGTTAAAAGGGTCTAGCACAAGGAACGCTTTTCCAATTTTTCATTACGAGGAGGGTCTTCATGTTTACAGTTAAACCAAAAGAGCAACTTTTTGATTCAACCCAAGCCATTGTTATCGGGCTCTACCATGAAAATCGCCATCAACAAAAAGTGTATCAAGAAATTAATTCTGCATTAGGAGAAGTATTAGATGAGTATGTGAAGCATGGAGATTTGTCGAATGATTATAAGGCAGTTACCAAAGTATACACCCTTGGTCGAATTGAACCAAAAAGAATTTATGTATTAGGACTAGGGAAGAAAAAAGAGCTAACAAGATCATCTTACATAAAGGCAATTGGACATTTAGCCAAGGAATTAAAAAAGGATCGTATTACGCAGTTTTCTTTTGTTTTGGATAGTTTTGTCAGTGACCAATTTTCAGAGGAAGAAGTGTCTACACTCTTTGCTGAAGCTACATTAACAGCTATTTATGACTTCCCCAATTATAAAACCAATAATTCAAAACCACCCTTTGGCTTTGAATCAATTTCTGTAATTACAGATAAGCCTATTCAAAAGGCACTTGATGAAGGGCATACTTATGCTGATGGAATTAATACAGCAAGATACTTAGTACAACTTCCTGGTAATCTCCTTACTGCAACCGATTTGGCCCATTTTGCGGAACACCTTGCTCATGATCTAGGACTAGGCATTGAAATTTTAGAAAAGGAAGATTTAGAACGTTTAGGAATGGGGGCGTTGTTAGCTGTCAACCAAGGGTCTGTAGAGCCTCCTAAAATGATTGTTCTAAAGTACCAAGGAAAGGAAAAATGGGAGGACGTCCTTGGATTAGTAGGGAAAGGAATCACCTTTGACACTGGTGGTTATTCTCTCAAAAGTAAGGAAGGTATCGTTGGCATGAAGAGCGATATGGGAGGAGCAGCTTCCGTATTGGGGGCTATGGAGATTATAGGAAGATTAAAGCCAAAGGAAAATGTAGTCGCGGTTATACCTTCAACCGATAACATGATTAGTGGTTCTGCATTTAAGCCGGATGATGTGATTACCTCTTTCAGCGGAAAGACAATTGAAGTGTTAAACACTGATGCTGAAGGAAGGCTTGCTTTAGCAGATGCCATCACTTATGCAAAACATCATGGGGCAAGTAGGTTGATTGATGTGGCAACACTAACAGGCGGAGTCATTGTAGCCTTAGGGGATTGGATAACAGGGGCCATGACGAATGATCAAGAGTACTATCAGTCCTTTGAAGAAATTACTAAATGGACGGATGAGCCCATTTGGCAATTGCCATACCTACCTGTATATCAAGAAAAAGTTCGGGGAAGTGAGTTAGCAGATTTGAATAATTCACCAGGAAGGAAAGCCCATCCAATCATGGCAGGGTCATTTCTTGCTGAATTTGCTGAAAACACTCCTTGGATTCATTTAGATATTGCAGGGACTTCCACGTCAGATAAAGAATATGATTTAGGTCCAAAAGGCCCAACAGGTGTCATGGTTAAATCGTTGGCAGCTTATATTTTAAAAGGACAGAAATAAGCATTTCTCAAGATAGGGTACCTCTATTAACGAATAATTGCCTGTGAAGAGAGAAAATTGGTAAATATAAAGTGTGTACGGACGAATAGTCTCTAACGGGAAGAGGAAATCAGTTAATAGAACAAGAAGACCGGGCGATTATAGCCCGGTCTTAACTTGCTTTCGTATAAAATTGTGGTAATGATGTTGCTTGTCGAAGTCTTGTAATAAAACTTGGTAAAAATGCTGCAATCAAAATAGCAAGTGCAAAGTCTTTTACAAAAAAGGGCCCCATACCTATCCAAGCTGCAGAAAAAGATATGTTTACATCCAACCAAGTATTTAAGGCTATGTACATAAAATTCGTTCCAATGCCGTAATTCATAATTAATCCTGCAAATGAAGCAAGGAATAAGGTTGACTTTTCTTCATTTTTTCTCCACTCTACAACTTTTCCAGCAATCCATGCAACGAACACGAAGGAAATCAAGAACCCTCCTGTGTTACCAACGATTTCAAATAAGCCACTTTTCATTTGAGCAAAGACCGGGACACCAGCAACACCTACCAACAAATAAGCAAGCATAGAAAAAGCTCCAAGCCTACTACCAAGCAGAAGACCTGCTAAAATAGCGAAAAATGTTTGCAAGGATACCGGAACCATGGTTCCACCAATAGGAACACTTAAAAAAGGTAACCATGTTGAAATATTTGCACCGATTGCCATTAATCCGATAAAAACAGCCCCATAGGTTAAATCAATTGTTCTAAGTTTCTCCATTTCCCCCACCCCTTTAAACAATATCCTATACGAGGAGGGTCTTTATTGTCAACTATTTAAATATATTGGTTAACAATAAAAATAAAGAGACTTCAATCAGTGGCCATCCCTCACTGATTGTTAGCACCCAAGGGTATGAC comes from Bacillaceae bacterium S4-13-56 and encodes:
- a CDS encoding NAD(P)/FAD-dependent oxidoreductase; translation: MSDKVYDVTVIGGGPVGLFTAFYAGMRQASVKVIESLPQLGGQLSALYPEKYIYDVAGFPKVRAQELIDNLKKQMSKFEPTIVLEQEVENIDKLEDGTFKLTTNKGEHLSKTIIITAGNGAFQPRKIEIDDANQFEGKNLYYHVENMQQFAGQNVMICGGGDSAVDWALMLEPIAKHVTIVHRRDKFRAHEHSVELLENSKVNIMTPYFPEQIIGDDEIKQVVLKAAKGEETKTIDVDALIVNYGFISSLGPIKEWGLNIEKNSIVVNSKMETNIPGIYAAGDICTYDGKVKLIAAGFGEGPTAINNAKAYMDPDAKVQPKHSSSMF
- a CDS encoding NAD(P)/FAD-dependent oxidoreductase — translated: MQKPKIVILGAGYGGIMSAVNLQKQLGVNEAQITLVNKHDYHYQTTWLHENSAGTLHHDRTRIKIKDVVDFNKVEFIKDTVTSIHPEEKKVVLDNGELTYDYLVIALGFEAETFGIKGLKEHAFTISTINSARLIRQHIEYCFAKYNNVPEERQDLLNIVVGGAGFTGIEFIGELANRVPELCKEYDIPREKVRIINVEAAPTALPGFDPALVEYAMNLLESKGVEFKIGTAIKEANENGLIVEKDGIQEEIPSATVIWAAGVRGNSIVEESDLETMRGRVKVDPHLRVPNHEDIFIVGDCALLINEEIDRPYPPTAQIAIQMADTVAHNIKVLVRGGSELETLKPNIQGTVASLGEGEAIGVVFGGKKLFGWTASVMKKIIDNRYLLKLGGLGLLLKKGKFNIFH
- a CDS encoding NUDIX domain-containing protein, which encodes MVGDSKSIWLQVAGIVISEENKWLVVKKQFGSLINQWSLPTDFVNDDETLDEAAIRQVREETGIESVASGIVGIRTGLLKDGISDHLILFSLKPVGGKLKESDEKSIIQYLSPQELLFETHTSRLIKFLLRDQKEHVSEFNQVNPGHQFEYKRYKIFRP
- a CDS encoding YuiB family protein, translated to MLLFFVLFFGISFILNMLLRKTWLMAIFFPIILIFIIDTVPVSSYFTDTLYAFSDLWDHVINLKAADVFILSSGLAGTIISGFVIKFLRKQGYQMF
- a CDS encoding 3D domain-containing protein, with protein sequence MKVVKSLGKHCFFTALFFAALFSTYTSISNVAGEDLKFWFENQRDQIGAYEVLTQNYNRDLAFKKQKYNNIHAMKRYISSEKVEEPESIEDAIDFTKYPKTSVVATGYTAGIESTGKSKGHPEYGITYSGVRVKRDLYSTIAADLSVFPIGTILYIPGYGYGVVADKGSAIKGDKIDLYYDTVEDVYDKWGKKRTTVYIVKKGNGILTEDDLQTLNETESLQVFREQIRES
- a CDS encoding divergent PAP2 family protein, producing MELFENIPLLAALFAIVFAQVVKIPIHFFTSKQFKPGLAFSTGGMPSSHSAAVTALTTSIGFENGVDSPLFAVSTIFAIIVMFDATGVRRHAGEQAIVINRLVKDFQHFVEEAKIWNQKKEYEKRQELKELLGHQPIEVFFGGITGILLALIMYSI
- a CDS encoding leucyl aminopeptidase; amino-acid sequence: MFTVKPKEQLFDSTQAIVIGLYHENRHQQKVYQEINSALGEVLDEYVKHGDLSNDYKAVTKVYTLGRIEPKRIYVLGLGKKKELTRSSYIKAIGHLAKELKKDRITQFSFVLDSFVSDQFSEEEVSTLFAEATLTAIYDFPNYKTNNSKPPFGFESISVITDKPIQKALDEGHTYADGINTARYLVQLPGNLLTATDLAHFAEHLAHDLGLGIEILEKEDLERLGMGALLAVNQGSVEPPKMIVLKYQGKEKWEDVLGLVGKGITFDTGGYSLKSKEGIVGMKSDMGGAASVLGAMEIIGRLKPKENVVAVIPSTDNMISGSAFKPDDVITSFSGKTIEVLNTDAEGRLALADAITYAKHHGASRLIDVATLTGGVIVALGDWITGAMTNDQEYYQSFEEITKWTDEPIWQLPYLPVYQEKVRGSELADLNNSPGRKAHPIMAGSFLAEFAENTPWIHLDIAGTSTSDKEYDLGPKGPTGVMVKSLAAYILKGQK
- a CDS encoding biotin transporter BioY; its protein translation is MEKLRTIDLTYGAVFIGLMAIGANISTWLPFLSVPIGGTMVPVSLQTFFAILAGLLLGSRLGAFSMLAYLLVGVAGVPVFAQMKSGLFEIVGNTGGFLISFVFVAWIAGKVVEWRKNEEKSTLFLASFAGLIMNYGIGTNFMYIALNTWLDVNISFSAAWIGMGPFFVKDFALAILIAAFLPSFITRLRQATSLPQFYTKAS